The Breoghania sp. genome has a segment encoding these proteins:
- a CDS encoding AMP-binding protein, whose product MVDTLFLDDWDALTRERDTRFAATLDRIFAYHPFYKDLLARAKLRRRDIKGVADLARLPVTTRRDFLANPHAFILTWPDGPTSDESSVWDVMYTNGSNGAPVPFASTSYDFMNILALNRNMLRLRGAREDDRILNLFPLTRHPHGAFARTMNAAAAFNLPVTAAMPGAPNARQPDIGNGLDKVLDIAQRTRPTILWGVPSYIRELVARADEKCVKLPWVRLVFASLDAFNEGMRADLTAGLRRLGAEDPQVSVSYGASEMQGSMVECVKGAGFHNPAPDQFCFEVVDPDTHRPLEDGEEGLLLLTHLDRRGTVMLRYASGDMGRLTRERCPHCGALTERIIGAPSHHDGFVKVSGRLIDPQALAELLLGTDEVADFQAIVEYEDMVGGVGGGKGRGKTGPRDRLRIRVAPTGTGLAGLSHMLAQRVEAVFEVTPVIEITSAQDPMLAGRGWRVRPLMDLRAKKRR is encoded by the coding sequence ATGGTTGATACGCTGTTCCTCGACGACTGGGATGCTCTGACCCGCGAGCGTGACACGCGCTTTGCCGCCACGCTCGACCGGATTTTCGCCTATCACCCCTTTTACAAGGATCTGCTGGCCCGCGCCAAGCTGCGCCGCCGCGATATCAAGGGCGTGGCCGATCTCGCCCGCCTGCCGGTGACCACGCGCAGGGATTTCCTGGCAAATCCTCACGCCTTCATCCTGACCTGGCCCGATGGGCCGACGTCGGATGAAAGCAGCGTCTGGGATGTGATGTATACGAACGGTTCGAATGGCGCGCCGGTGCCCTTCGCCTCCACCAGCTATGATTTCATGAACATCCTTGCGCTCAATCGCAACATGCTGCGCTTGCGCGGCGCGCGCGAGGACGACCGCATCCTGAACCTGTTTCCGCTGACCCGTCACCCGCACGGGGCCTTCGCGCGCACCATGAACGCAGCCGCCGCCTTCAACCTGCCCGTTACCGCCGCCATGCCCGGCGCGCCCAATGCGCGCCAGCCCGACATCGGCAACGGGCTCGACAAGGTGCTGGACATCGCCCAGCGCACCCGGCCCACGATCCTCTGGGGGGTGCCGTCCTACATTCGCGAGTTGGTGGCGCGGGCGGATGAGAAATGCGTCAAGCTGCCCTGGGTGCGGCTGGTCTTCGCGTCCCTGGATGCGTTCAATGAGGGAATGCGGGCGGATCTCACCGCGGGGCTGCGACGGCTGGGGGCGGAGGATCCGCAGGTCAGCGTTTCCTATGGCGCGAGCGAAATGCAGGGCAGCATGGTGGAATGCGTCAAGGGCGCGGGCTTCCACAATCCGGCGCCGGACCAGTTCTGCTTTGAGGTGGTCGATCCCGATACGCACAGGCCTCTGGAGGATGGTGAGGAGGGATTGCTGCTTCTGACCCATCTCGACCGGCGCGGCACCGTGATGCTGCGCTATGCGTCCGGCGACATGGGCCGGCTGACCCGCGAGCGCTGTCCGCATTGCGGGGCTCTGACGGAACGCATCATTGGCGCGCCGAGCCATCATGACGGGTTCGTCAAGGTCAGCGGGCGCCTCATCGATCCGCAGGCACTGGCCGAGCTGCTTCTGGGGACGGACGAGGTGGCCGATTTTCAGGCCATTGTCGAATATGAGGACATGGTCGGCGGCGTTGGCGGCGGCAAGGGCAGGGGCAAGACCGGGCCGCGCGATCGCCTGCGCATCCGTGTGGCGCCCACCGGCACAGGACTTGCGGGGCTTTCCCACATGCTGGCGCAGCGTGTGGAAGCGGTCTTCGAGGTAACGCCGGTGATCGAGATTACCTCCGCCCAGGACCCCATGCTGGCCGGGCGTGGCTGGCGGGTGCGCCCGCTGATGGACCTGCGCGCAAAAAAACGCCGCTAG
- the rquA gene encoding rhodoquinone biosynthesis methyltransferase RquA: protein MPELPSYMEEIYDWAYVNPRLVALLDRQIVVQTILWGNANKLVKAAVDEFKPGDHMLQTANVYGYLPKTLAERVGPTGSYELRDVTPIQVKRCRKKLEGMDHATVVHANAIEPYGRTFDGVCCFFLLHEVPDDYKYRIVNNVLEAVRPGGKAVFVDYHQWNRFHPMGPIMWAVFRFLEPFAASLCASEIQNYSELSSKFTWTKKTFFGGLYQKVVATRVAE from the coding sequence ATGCCTGAGCTTCCTTCCTACATGGAGGAAATCTACGACTGGGCTTACGTCAATCCGCGGCTCGTCGCCCTCCTCGATCGCCAGATCGTCGTCCAGACGATTCTCTGGGGCAATGCCAACAAGCTGGTGAAGGCCGCCGTGGATGAGTTCAAGCCCGGCGACCACATGCTTCAGACCGCCAATGTCTACGGTTACCTGCCTAAGACGCTTGCCGAGCGGGTGGGTCCGACTGGCAGCTACGAATTGCGCGATGTGACGCCGATCCAGGTGAAGCGTTGCCGCAAGAAGCTGGAAGGCATGGATCACGCAACCGTGGTTCACGCCAATGCCATCGAGCCCTATGGCCGCACCTTTGACGGCGTGTGCTGCTTCTTCCTGCTGCATGAAGTGCCGGACGACTACAAGTACCGTATCGTCAACAATGTGCTGGAGGCCGTGCGCCCCGGCGGCAAGGCGGTCTTTGTCGATTATCACCAGTGGAACCGCTTCCACCCGATGGGCCCGATCATGTGGGCGGTCTTCCGCTTCCTTGAGCCCTTCGCCGCCTCGCTCTGCGCCTCCGAAATCCAGAACTACAGTGAGCTTTCCAGCAAGTTCACCTGGACCAAGAAGACCTTCTTCGGCGGGCTGTATCAGAAAGTCGTGGCGACCCGCGTCGCGGAATAG
- a CDS encoding EAL domain-containing protein has protein sequence MSRRAIDYLLLRWRSERPANGALPPYENVALGNLGHFADSMALVVQTSQEDYNLARVGSAFGEWGEIPRDGVLFSGLRPDRAHSMRDAIHYCLQSKEPARVTTHQVAQGQFETYDLWALPLSSLWGPEVFVLVLDRRETRHDVVDTMFGASDEGMIALTAIMDANREVVDFQFVAFNEGASRLLNLPAERLQWSRLSELGLELEESEVIENLARATKQGERISFEVSYPGSDELRHFKVSVSPAGELLTVTLTDIADIKNRERSFRILFEGNPLPMWLVDSESLKILQVNEAAIRHYGYSAEQFLSMTTLEIVPRNRRDEFEAFLNDLDAPYQGRDVWAHVRSDGTIMEVYPYVRRMDLAGSKTFVISVVDVTERRKAEARIEHMAHHDALTGLPNRVLFRTRLNEALKRAQMSQGMVVVFCLDLDHFKGVNDTLGHPIGDKLLQAVATRFTSTLRRSDFVARLGGDEFAIILNDIEQIAEASRLASRLIEVISLPFEIDGHQVVVGTSIGIAVAPHDGQEPDLLLKNADMALYRSKNDGRSTFRYFETEMDTRLQARRAMELDLRRALNAREFTLYYQPLVSLRTGRVCAFEALLRWNHPDRGLVPPQEFIPLAEEIGLIMDIGAWVLEQACREATHWPNDIRIAINLSPVQFRGNRIVQAVSHALEMSGIEPGRVELEITESVLLHDSEANVRSLRALKDLGIHIAMDDFGTGYSSLSYLQKFPFDKIKIDQYFVRTLSDRPEASAIVRAVTGLGRSLQIATTAEGVETEEQLLHLQKEGCTQVQGYLFSRPLPADQLAGLLGRSFSLSEEAAPQKRVRKVAG, from the coding sequence ATGTCTCGACGCGCAATCGACTATCTGTTGCTGCGCTGGCGTTCGGAGCGCCCCGCCAATGGCGCTCTGCCGCCCTACGAGAATGTCGCACTGGGAAATCTGGGTCATTTCGCCGACAGCATGGCGCTGGTCGTCCAAACCTCGCAAGAGGATTACAATCTGGCTCGCGTCGGCTCCGCGTTCGGCGAATGGGGCGAGATCCCGCGCGATGGCGTTCTCTTTTCCGGCCTGCGCCCGGATCGCGCCCACAGCATGCGCGACGCGATCCACTACTGTCTGCAATCGAAGGAGCCCGCTCGGGTGACCACCCATCAGGTCGCGCAGGGTCAATTCGAGACCTACGATCTTTGGGCGCTGCCGCTGTCGAGCTTGTGGGGCCCGGAGGTGTTCGTCCTCGTCCTCGACCGGCGCGAGACCCGGCACGATGTGGTCGACACCATGTTTGGCGCCAGCGATGAAGGCATGATCGCGCTGACCGCCATCATGGACGCCAATCGCGAGGTCGTTGATTTCCAGTTCGTCGCCTTCAACGAGGGCGCATCGAGGCTCCTGAACCTGCCAGCCGAACGGCTGCAATGGAGCCGGCTGTCCGAACTCGGCCTTGAGTTGGAGGAATCGGAGGTCATCGAAAACCTCGCCCGTGCAACGAAACAGGGCGAGCGGATCAGCTTCGAGGTGAGTTATCCCGGCAGCGACGAGCTGCGCCATTTCAAGGTCAGTGTCTCTCCGGCGGGCGAACTCCTCACCGTCACCCTGACCGACATTGCCGACATCAAGAACCGTGAACGGTCCTTCCGCATCCTGTTCGAAGGCAATCCGTTGCCCATGTGGCTGGTGGACAGTGAAAGCCTGAAGATCCTGCAGGTGAACGAGGCGGCGATCCGCCACTATGGCTATTCGGCCGAGCAGTTCCTGAGCATGACGACGTTGGAGATCGTGCCCCGGAACCGGCGCGACGAATTCGAGGCGTTCCTGAACGACCTGGACGCGCCCTATCAGGGACGGGACGTGTGGGCCCATGTGCGCAGCGACGGAACCATCATGGAGGTCTATCCCTATGTTCGGCGTATGGACCTCGCCGGGAGCAAGACCTTCGTCATTTCCGTCGTCGACGTGACCGAACGGCGCAAGGCGGAGGCCCGTATCGAGCACATGGCCCACCATGATGCGCTGACCGGCCTGCCCAACCGGGTTCTGTTTCGCACACGCCTGAACGAGGCCCTGAAGCGAGCGCAGATGTCTCAGGGCATGGTGGTCGTTTTCTGCCTCGACCTTGACCACTTCAAGGGCGTCAATGACACGCTCGGCCACCCGATCGGCGACAAGCTGCTTCAGGCGGTCGCCACGCGGTTCACTTCAACGTTGCGGCGCAGCGACTTCGTCGCGCGGCTGGGCGGCGACGAATTCGCGATCATCCTGAACGATATCGAGCAGATCGCCGAAGCCAGCCGGCTTGCCAGCCGTCTCATCGAGGTGATCAGCCTCCCCTTCGAGATCGACGGCCATCAGGTGGTGGTGGGGACGAGCATCGGCATCGCGGTTGCCCCGCACGACGGACAGGAGCCGGATCTTCTGCTGAAGAATGCCGACATGGCGCTCTATCGATCCAAGAACGACGGACGAAGCACCTTCCGCTATTTCGAAACCGAGATGGACACCCGGCTTCAGGCGCGCCGCGCCATGGAGCTCGACCTGCGCCGGGCGTTGAATGCCAGGGAATTCACCCTCTACTATCAGCCGCTTGTGTCCCTCAGAACGGGCCGCGTCTGCGCCTTTGAGGCCCTGTTGCGGTGGAACCATCCCGACCGCGGGCTCGTGCCGCCGCAGGAATTCATCCCGCTTGCGGAGGAAATCGGCCTGATCATGGATATCGGCGCCTGGGTTCTGGAACAGGCCTGCCGGGAGGCCACTCACTGGCCGAACGATATCCGGATCGCGATCAACCTGTCTCCTGTGCAGTTTCGCGGCAACCGGATCGTGCAAGCCGTCTCCCATGCGCTAGAAATGTCGGGCATCGAGCCTGGACGCGTCGAGCTGGAGATCACCGAATCCGTGCTCCTGCACGACAGCGAGGCCAATGTTCGCTCCTTGCGCGCGCTGAAGGATCTCGGCATCCACATCGCGATGGACGATTTCGGAACGGGGTATTCCTCGCTCAGCTACCTGCAGAAATTCCCCTTCGACAAGATCAAGATCGACCAGTATTTCGTGCGCACCCTGTCCGATCGCCCGGAAGCCTCGGCCATTGTGCGCGCGGTCACCGGCCTTGGCCGCAGCCTACAGATCGCCACAACCGCCGAAGGGGTGGAGACCGAGGAACAATTGCTGCATCTGCAAAAGGAGGGCTGCACACAGGTGCAGGGTTATCTGTTCAGCCGCCCCCTGCCCGCAGACCAGTTGGCCGGGCTGCTCGGTCGCTCCTTTTCGCTCTCCGAGGAGGCCGCCCCGCAAAAGCGGGTTCGCAAGGTCGCGGGCTAG
- a CDS encoding NAD-dependent succinate-semialdehyde dehydrogenase, protein MTTYPSVQLFIDGEWCDAADGRTLEIIDPATGQEIGRLAHAGKADLDRALESVERGFKVWSETSVFARYKLMRKAANLLRERASDIAWIMTKENGKPLGQSKAEVLGGADTIDWLAEEGRRSYGQIIPSRFPGAIQMTMKMPVGPVAAFTPWNFPINQIVRKLSAALATGCSIIVKAPEETPASPAELIRCFVDAGIPAGVINLVYGVPSEISEYLIPHPTIAKISFTGSTPVGKQLAALAGLHMKRATMELGGHAPVIVFDDADVEKAIKLMSVHKYRNAGQVCVSPTRFLIQEGVADRFTEGFIEASKATKVGNGLEDGVEMGPLANERRIPALEGLISDAVDAGATLQTGGKRIGNQGYFFEPTVLTDVPTTARIMNEEPFGPVAVINRFADDEEAFTEANRLPFGLAAYSFTSSSERAHALATRVNAGMMTINHLGLAVPEVPFGGIKDSGYGTEGGSEALEAYLETRFVTQMQ, encoded by the coding sequence ATGACGACCTACCCCAGCGTTCAGCTCTTTATCGATGGCGAATGGTGCGATGCCGCCGACGGCCGCACACTCGAAATCATCGACCCGGCCACGGGCCAGGAGATCGGTCGCCTCGCCCATGCCGGCAAGGCCGATCTCGACCGCGCCCTTGAATCGGTGGAACGCGGCTTCAAGGTCTGGAGCGAAACCTCGGTCTTTGCCCGCTACAAGCTGATGCGCAAGGCGGCCAATCTCCTGCGTGAACGCGCGAGCGACATCGCGTGGATCATGACGAAGGAAAACGGCAAGCCGCTGGGCCAGTCCAAGGCAGAGGTCCTCGGCGGTGCGGACACCATCGACTGGCTTGCCGAAGAAGGCCGCCGCAGCTACGGCCAGATCATCCCCTCGCGCTTTCCCGGCGCCATCCAGATGACCATGAAGATGCCGGTCGGCCCCGTTGCCGCCTTCACCCCCTGGAACTTCCCGATCAACCAGATCGTGCGCAAGCTCTCCGCCGCGCTTGCCACCGGCTGCTCGATCATCGTCAAGGCTCCGGAAGAAACGCCGGCCTCACCGGCTGAGCTGATCCGCTGCTTCGTCGATGCGGGCATCCCCGCCGGCGTCATCAACCTGGTCTATGGCGTTCCCTCCGAGATCTCCGAATACCTGATCCCGCATCCGACCATCGCCAAGATCTCCTTTACCGGCTCCACCCCGGTCGGCAAGCAGCTTGCGGCGCTTGCGGGCCTGCACATGAAGCGCGCCACCATGGAGCTCGGCGGCCACGCCCCGGTCATCGTCTTCGATGACGCGGACGTGGAAAAGGCGATCAAGCTGATGTCGGTCCACAAGTACCGCAACGCCGGTCAGGTCTGCGTCTCGCCCACCCGCTTCCTCATCCAGGAAGGCGTCGCCGACCGCTTCACCGAAGGCTTCATCGAAGCCTCCAAGGCAACCAAGGTCGGCAACGGCCTTGAGGACGGTGTGGAGATGGGCCCGCTCGCCAACGAGCGACGTATCCCGGCACTGGAAGGCTTGATCAGCGACGCAGTCGATGCGGGCGCAACACTCCAGACCGGCGGCAAGCGCATCGGTAATCAGGGCTATTTCTTCGAGCCCACCGTGCTCACCGACGTGCCGACGACCGCGCGCATCATGAACGAGGAGCCCTTTGGGCCGGTCGCGGTGATCAACCGCTTTGCCGACGATGAGGAAGCCTTCACGGAAGCCAACCGTCTGCCTTTCGGTCTGGCGGCCTACTCCTTCACCAGCTCCTCCGAGCGCGCCCACGCGCTTGCCACGCGGGTGAATGCCGGCATGATGACCATCAACCATCTGGGCCTGGCGGTTCCGGAAGTGCCCTTTGGCGGCATCAAGGATTCCGGCTACGGCACCGAAGGTGGCTCGGAAGCCCTGGAAGCCTATCTGGAGACCCGCTTCGTCACGCAGATGCAATAG
- a CDS encoding GlxA family transcriptional regulator: protein MDHSENPDTAETIGFLLIPNFSMIAFASAIEPLRLANHLSGKPLYDWVLLSRDGGSAQASSGIPVGVSHSISDAPALPALVVCAGVEGHWYDDRQVLAWLRRVASKGTALGAVCTASHILARAGLLDGYRCTVHWDSLASFTENFPNLVATGEIFAVDRNRFTCAGGTAAADMMLHRIAARHGEDLAARISEQMLHDKIRPAAMQQNAIIQQPLGVERQELQAAIRLMLATIEQPLDLLTLSRRLGQSRRNVERLFRTYMNCSPGKYYLGLRLIRARQLLHQTSKTVQQVAVCCGFVSAAHFSRCYRDHYGVPPRSDQIANRYRMSAFAGTQAAAHAPVALADEEAMTALAMLASVEEDLGEEREAW, encoded by the coding sequence ATGGACCATTCGGAGAACCCGGACACGGCGGAAACCATCGGTTTCCTGCTCATCCCGAATTTCTCGATGATCGCGTTCGCCTCCGCGATCGAGCCGTTGCGTCTTGCCAATCATTTGAGCGGCAAGCCGCTTTATGACTGGGTGCTGCTCTCGCGCGATGGGGGGAGCGCGCAGGCGAGCAGCGGCATTCCCGTCGGTGTGTCCCATTCCATCAGCGATGCGCCTGCGCTGCCCGCGCTTGTCGTGTGCGCCGGTGTCGAGGGGCACTGGTATGACGACCGGCAGGTCCTGGCCTGGCTGAGGCGCGTGGCCTCCAAGGGCACGGCGCTGGGCGCGGTCTGCACCGCGAGCCACATTCTGGCCCGCGCCGGGCTTCTCGATGGCTATCGCTGCACGGTGCATTGGGACAGTCTTGCAAGCTTCACCGAGAACTTCCCAAATCTGGTCGCCACGGGGGAAATCTTCGCGGTCGATCGCAACCGCTTCACCTGCGCGGGCGGGACGGCGGCGGCCGACATGATGCTGCACCGGATTGCGGCGCGCCACGGCGAGGATCTTGCGGCGCGTATTTCCGAGCAGATGCTGCATGACAAGATCCGCCCGGCGGCGATGCAACAGAATGCGATCATCCAGCAGCCGCTGGGCGTGGAGCGGCAGGAGCTTCAGGCCGCCATCCGCCTCATGCTGGCGACCATCGAACAACCGCTGGACCTGCTGACGCTTTCCCGTCGGCTCGGCCAGTCGCGGCGCAATGTGGAGCGACTGTTCCGCACCTACATGAACTGCTCGCCGGGCAAGTATTATCTGGGGCTCCGGCTTATTCGCGCGCGCCAGCTTCTGCACCAGACGTCGAAGACGGTGCAGCAGGTGGCGGTGTGCTGCGGCTTTGTCTCGGCTGCCCATTTCAGCCGCTGTTACCGCGATCACTACGGTGTGCCGCCGCGCTCCGACCAGATCGCCAACCGCTACCGGATGAGCGCATTTGCGGGAACGCAAGCCGCCGCGCACGCGCCGGTCGCGCTGGCGGACGAAGAGGCGATGACTGCCCTGGCGATGCTCGCCTCGGTGGAGGAAGATCTTGGCGAGGAGCGGGAGGCGTGGTGA
- a CDS encoding helix-turn-helix domain-containing protein codes for MLARSGLMQDRACCVSWYHFRDFIEEFPHLVPVAEQLFVEDRDRITCSGGAGVVDLAAHLIERHLGAQAAQKAMHILQVDPGRAANQSQPPPPVGGPVLDGRVRRAMLMMEQNLGNPLAMEEIAARLKISTRQFERVFQSATGMSPNRFYRLLRLRYGLWMLKTSPRSVTDVALEAGFADCAHFSRHFRDVFGINPSKVRKQAETVEADMILPISGGTSRKTQYDPRFHG; via the coding sequence GTGCTTGCGCGTTCCGGCCTCATGCAGGATCGGGCCTGCTGCGTGAGCTGGTATCATTTCCGCGATTTCATCGAGGAGTTCCCGCATCTCGTGCCGGTGGCCGAGCAGCTTTTCGTGGAGGATCGCGACCGCATCACCTGTTCGGGCGGGGCGGGGGTGGTCGATCTGGCGGCCCATCTGATCGAGCGGCACCTGGGGGCCCAGGCGGCCCAAAAGGCGATGCACATTCTTCAGGTCGACCCTGGCAGGGCCGCCAACCAGTCCCAGCCGCCGCCGCCCGTGGGCGGGCCGGTGCTGGATGGTCGCGTACGGCGCGCCATGCTGATGATGGAGCAGAACCTCGGCAATCCGCTCGCCATGGAGGAGATCGCGGCGCGTCTCAAGATCAGCACACGGCAGTTCGAGCGGGTTTTCCAGTCCGCCACTGGCATGAGCCCGAACCGTTTCTACCGGCTTTTGCGGCTGCGCTATGGGCTATGGATGCTGAAAACCTCGCCGCGCTCGGTGACCGACGTGGCCCTGGAGGCGGGCTTTGCCGATTGCGCGCATTTCTCCCGCCACTTCCGCGATGTCTTCGGGATCAATCCGTCGAAAGTGCGCAAACAGGCCGAGACGGTCGAGGCGGACATGATCCTGCCCATCAGCGGCGGAACCAGCCGGAAAACGCAGTACGACCCTAGGTTCCACGGTTGA
- a CDS encoding sarcosine oxidase subunit beta family protein, with protein MASYSLFALAKNALSHHQGWERAWRDAAPKSEYDVVIIGAGGHGLATAYYLAREHGITNVAVIEKGWLGGGNTGRNTTIIRSNYLWDESAALYEKSLQLYEGLSQDINYNIMLSQRGVLNLAHNLSDVREAQRRTHALRLNGIDSEWLDANEVKEFCPVINISQDVRYPIMGGTLQRRGGTARHDAVAWGLARAASARGVDIIQNCEVTGIRRAGGKVTGVETSKGFIGAKKVGIVTAGNSSVMAEMAGFRLPLESHPLQALVSEPVKPVIDCVVMSNAVHVYVSQSDKGELVIGAGIDAYTGYGQRGSFHMIEHQMGALLELFPIFSRLRMMRQWGGIVDVCPDASPIISKTPVDNLYINCGWGTGGFKATTGSGWVFAHTIARDEPHEINAPFALDRFTTGYLIDEHGAAAVAH; from the coding sequence ATGGCGTCCTATTCGTTGTTCGCGCTGGCGAAGAATGCCTTGTCCCATCATCAGGGATGGGAGCGGGCCTGGCGCGACGCCGCGCCGAAGTCCGAATATGATGTGGTGATCATCGGGGCGGGCGGGCACGGCCTTGCGACCGCCTATTACCTTGCCAGGGAACACGGCATCACCAATGTCGCGGTGATCGAGAAGGGCTGGCTCGGCGGCGGCAATACGGGCCGCAACACCACCATCATCCGCTCCAACTATCTGTGGGACGAGAGTGCGGCGCTCTATGAGAAATCGCTGCAGCTCTATGAGGGGCTCAGCCAGGACATCAATTACAACATCATGCTCTCGCAGCGCGGTGTCCTGAACCTCGCGCACAATCTGTCGGATGTGCGCGAGGCGCAGCGGCGCACCCATGCGCTGCGGCTGAACGGCATCGACAGCGAGTGGCTGGATGCGAACGAGGTGAAGGAATTCTGCCCCGTCATCAACATCTCGCAGGATGTGCGCTACCCGATTATGGGCGGAACCCTGCAGCGGCGCGGCGGTACCGCGCGCCATGATGCGGTGGCCTGGGGGCTGGCGCGGGCGGCGAGCGCGCGCGGCGTCGACATCATCCAGAATTGCGAGGTGACCGGCATCCGCCGCGCGGGCGGCAAGGTTACCGGTGTGGAGACCTCCAAGGGTTTCATCGGGGCGAAGAAGGTCGGCATCGTCACGGCGGGCAATTCGTCCGTGATGGCGGAGATGGCGGGATTTCGCCTGCCGCTTGAAAGCCATCCGCTTCAGGCGCTGGTCTCCGAACCGGTCAAGCCGGTCATCGACTGCGTGGTCATGTCGAATGCGGTGCATGTCTATGTGAGCCAGTCCGACAAGGGCGAACTGGTTATCGGGGCGGGGATCGATGCCTATACCGGTTACGGCCAGCGTGGCTCCTTCCACATGATCGAGCACCAGATGGGCGCGCTTCTGGAGCTGTTCCCGATCTTCTCAAGGCTTCGCATGATGCGCCAATGGGGCGGCATCGTGGATGTGTGTCCGGATGCAAGCCCGATCATCTCAAAGACGCCGGTCGACAATCTCTACATCAATTGCGGCTGGGGGACCGGCGGCTTCAAGGCGACAACGGGATCGGGCTGGGTCTTCGCCCACACGATCGCGCGCGATGAGCCGCATGAGATCAACGCGCCCTTTGCGCTCGACCGCTTCACCACCGGCTATCTGATCGACGAACACGGCGCTGCCGCCGTGGCGCACTGA
- a CDS encoding sarcosine oxidase subunit delta: MLLIQCPWCGPRDEIEFSYGGEAHIARPQDPSQLSDAEWAEFLFMRTNTKGAHKERWNHAHGCRRWFNVERDTLTYQIKRVYHCDSTPVQEGK; encoded by the coding sequence ATGCTGCTGATCCAATGCCCCTGGTGCGGGCCGCGCGATGAAATCGAGTTTTCCTATGGCGGGGAGGCGCATATCGCGCGCCCGCAAGATCCGTCGCAATTGAGCGATGCGGAATGGGCGGAGTTCCTGTTCATGCGCACCAACACCAAGGGCGCGCACAAGGAGCGCTGGAACCACGCCCACGGATGCCGACGCTGGTTCAATGTGGAGCGGGACACGCTCACCTATCAGATCAAGCGGGTCTATCACTGCGATAGCACGCCCGTTCAGGAGGGCAAGTGA